TAAAAAGAGCCGTTGATAAGCATATAGAACTGGTGGAATACTCGGATGATCCGGTTACATTCATTAAAAATGCCTTTGGCAATGTTTCTATCAAATCTGTAAAGATTCTTCCCAAAAAGGAGAAACAACTCGCTTATGTAGAAACATCCAATGTGGATAAGGGAATTGCTATTGGCCGTGAAGGCCGAAACATTGAAAAGGTTAAAATACTTGCAAACAGGCATCATGGAATCGATGATGTGGTATTGCAATAAATATGGATAATTTCATCTATCATGGATATTATTATTGGAGGAAATCATAAATGCCAACAGGAAAATATGCAGCAAGAAGATTAAAACAGATACGCAAGGATGCACGATGGAAAGATCGACGTTTCAGCAGGCGTACTCTCGGACTGGACGTTAAAGCCGATCCTCTTGGAGGAGCTCCCCAGGGCCGTGGTATTGTTCTGGAAAAGGTCGGAGTTGAAGCAAAACAGCCCAACTCTGCAATCAGAAAATGTGTAAGAATACAGCTGATCAAAAATGGTCGTCAGGCAACTGCATTTTGTCCAGGTGACGGTGCAATCAATTATATTGATGAACACGATGAAGTGACTGTTGAAAGAATTGGTGGTCGAATGGGTGGTGCAATGGGAGATATTCCTGGTGTACGCTTTAAGGTGACAGCTGTAAACAATGTCTCATTGCATGAGATGGTTATAGGCAGAAAAGAGAAACCAAGGAGATAATTATGTATAAACTGTTCGGAAAATGGGATATGGAAGAAGTGGAGATTACCGATCCTGGGATCAAAAGGTATGTGAATATCGATCCTATAATCATTCCTCACACGAGTGGAAAGCATGCCAGGCAGCAGTTCAATAAATCAGAGATCTCGATAATTGAAAGGCTTATCAATAATATGATGAGAAAAGAAATCAATACTGGCAAAAAACAGCTTACAATGCGTACTGTCGAAGAAGCTTTTGATATAATCCATGCAAAGACCAAGAAAAACCCGATACAGATCCTGGTTGAAGCTATTGCAAACGCAGGACCCAGGGAAGAAGTAGTTAGGCTCAAGTATGGTGGGATATCTGTACCCAAAGCAGTTGATACCGCTCCTCAGAGAAGGGTTGACAG
Above is a genomic segment from Methanosalsum zhilinae DSM 4017 containing:
- a CDS encoding 30S ribosomal protein S7, giving the protein MYKLFGKWDMEEVEITDPGIKRYVNIDPIIIPHTSGKHARQQFNKSEISIIERLINNMMRKEINTGKKQLTMRTVEEAFDIIHAKTKKNPIQILVEAIANAGPREEVVRLKYGGISVPKAVDTAPQRRVDSALRYISMGANQAAFKSRRSLAECLATELISAANHDAKCFSINRKDSKERVAKAAR
- a CDS encoding 30S ribosomal protein S12; protein product: MPTGKYAARRLKQIRKDARWKDRRFSRRTLGLDVKADPLGGAPQGRGIVLEKVGVEAKQPNSAIRKCVRIQLIKNGRQATAFCPGDGAINYIDEHDEVTVERIGGRMGGAMGDIPGVRFKVTAVNNVSLHEMVIGRKEKPRR
- a CDS encoding NusA-like transcription termination signal-binding factor; protein product: MSEIKLTTEGIRYIALFEKETGASIRDCIVDNDRIIYVVNAGDMGAAIGRNGDHINKIKRAVDKHIELVEYSDDPVTFIKNAFGNVSIKSVKILPKKEKQLAYVETSNVDKGIAIGREGRNIEKVKILANRHHGIDDVVLQ